A region from the Desulfoglaeba alkanexedens ALDC genome encodes:
- a CDS encoding RluA family pseudouridine synthase, protein MFGQRMELRSEPDWVVRVPSGQAGQRLDQFLASRSPDHSRSRFKTLILEGRVRVAGGPAKPRYGVKEGDLIEVWFPEPEPDNRPVPESLPLQILHEDAHILVVNKAPGMVVHPGAGHREGTLVHGLLAHCPELAQQGSPLRPGIVHRLDQYTSGALVIAKTNASYLQLVRHFKEHQVEKEYLALTYGRFREGSGEIRTLVGRHPRDRKRMAVIERGRGRDAVTRWTVERSWQDELTLLRVVIQTGRTHQIRVHLSHLQHPVVGDAVYGGGKRRARAVQSQTLREVVLKIQRQMLHAWRLAFTHPVTRIPLAFTAPLPPDFADVLAQLDGLEPPPDEIRPR, encoded by the coding sequence GTGTTCGGACAACGGATGGAACTGCGGTCTGAACCGGACTGGGTGGTGCGGGTCCCGTCGGGCCAGGCAGGCCAGCGCCTGGATCAGTTTCTCGCCTCCAGGAGTCCGGACCATTCTCGAAGCCGCTTCAAGACCCTGATCCTGGAAGGTCGAGTCCGGGTAGCGGGCGGACCGGCGAAACCCCGCTACGGGGTGAAGGAAGGGGACCTCATCGAAGTTTGGTTCCCCGAGCCTGAACCCGACAACCGGCCGGTTCCCGAATCGCTGCCGCTCCAGATTCTCCATGAAGACGCGCACATCCTGGTGGTGAACAAGGCACCGGGCATGGTGGTCCATCCGGGCGCCGGCCACCGGGAAGGTACCCTGGTTCACGGCCTGCTGGCCCACTGCCCGGAGCTCGCGCAGCAAGGCTCTCCACTTCGCCCGGGGATCGTGCACCGGCTGGATCAGTATACCTCCGGCGCCCTGGTGATCGCCAAGACGAACGCCTCCTACCTGCAGTTGGTCCGCCACTTCAAGGAGCACCAGGTGGAAAAGGAATACCTCGCCCTGACCTACGGCAGATTCCGCGAAGGCTCCGGAGAGATTCGCACGCTCGTGGGACGCCATCCCAGGGATCGAAAGCGGATGGCCGTGATCGAACGAGGACGCGGGAGAGACGCCGTCACGCGATGGACGGTGGAGCGGAGCTGGCAGGATGAGTTGACGCTGCTTCGGGTGGTGATCCAAACTGGAAGGACCCACCAGATCCGGGTGCACCTCAGCCACCTGCAGCATCCGGTGGTGGGAGACGCCGTCTACGGCGGGGGAAAACGGCGGGCCAGGGCGGTTCAATCTCAGACGCTCCGGGAAGTTGTGCTAAAGATCCAACGCCAGATGCTGCACGCATGGCGCCTGGCATTCACTCACCCCGTGACCCGCATCCCTTTGGCATTTACGGCCCCCCTGCCACCGGATTTCGCGGACGTGCTGGCGCAGCTGGACGGCCTCGAACCGCCGCCCGACGAAATTCGGCCCCGCTAA
- a CDS encoding PIN/TRAM domain-containing protein codes for MNRLAWAGLIVKILLIVICSLGGYLIAEQLEALSFYPWAPWGGVLVGFSFALVALFLVKLIRRIHIKILFGGTIGLLVGLSIAKLISFGFTGVENTTIRVATYVVLSCIFGYVGMVLGSVKIEELGWPSWPWLGRISARTSSAKILDTSVIIDGRIADIVEAGFLEGTLVVPEFVLQELQRIADSNDATRRVRGRRGLDILKRIQEEGLAPVRIERQDFENLSEVDAKIVALALRMNAHIVTNDFNLAKVAEVQGIRVLNINQLANALRPVVLPGEVLRLQILKEGKEQGQGIAYLEDGTMVVVENASRLLGQEVEVSVTSILQTTAGRMIFTTLKGSESGRRH; via the coding sequence GTGAATCGTTTGGCTTGGGCCGGACTCATCGTCAAGATTCTTCTCATTGTCATCTGCAGCCTCGGCGGCTACCTCATCGCCGAGCAGTTGGAGGCACTTTCATTCTACCCTTGGGCCCCTTGGGGCGGAGTCCTGGTGGGCTTTTCTTTTGCCTTGGTCGCCCTTTTTCTGGTCAAGCTTATACGACGCATTCATATCAAGATTCTTTTCGGCGGAACCATCGGGCTCTTGGTGGGGCTTTCCATTGCGAAACTGATCAGCTTCGGCTTCACCGGGGTGGAAAACACCACCATCCGGGTGGCGACCTACGTGGTTTTGAGCTGCATCTTCGGGTACGTGGGCATGGTGCTCGGCAGTGTCAAGATCGAGGAACTGGGCTGGCCGTCCTGGCCGTGGCTCGGGAGGATTTCAGCGCGCACCTCGTCGGCCAAGATCCTGGATACCAGCGTCATCATCGACGGGCGCATCGCCGACATCGTGGAAGCCGGTTTTCTGGAAGGCACTCTGGTGGTGCCCGAATTCGTCCTGCAGGAACTGCAGCGCATTGCGGACAGCAACGATGCTACGCGGCGGGTGAGAGGCCGGCGCGGACTGGACATCCTCAAACGCATCCAGGAGGAAGGCCTGGCTCCGGTTCGTATCGAGCGGCAGGATTTCGAGAACCTGAGCGAAGTGGACGCGAAGATCGTGGCCTTGGCCCTGCGCATGAACGCCCATATCGTGACCAACGATTTCAACCTGGCCAAGGTGGCCGAAGTTCAGGGGATCCGGGTCCTGAACATCAATCAGCTCGCCAACGCCCTGAGGCCGGTGGTCCTTCCCGGTGAAGTGCTCCGCCTGCAGATTCTTAAAGAAGGAAAAGAGCAAGGTCAGGGCATCGCCTACCTGGAAGACGGCACCATGGTGGTCGTGGAGAACGCGAGTCGACTCCTGGGACAGGAAGTGGAGGTTTCCGTCACGAGCATTCTCCAGACGACGGCGGGGCGCATGATTTTCACGACCCTCAAGGGCTCCGAATCCGGAAGGCGGCACTGA